ATGAACAATATCATACTTCTTAAGAAGACTCGGCAAAATTTCAAAAATTAAGTTATTCATGCTCACTGCACCCTGGCTTCCACCAGTAATAAAAATTTGCGGTTTAGCATTGTAGGAAGTCTTGCGTTTCGTGTTCGAAATAGACTTGCGAACTATTAAACCGGAATAAATCGCATTAGGGGGAAGTTTTTCAGAATATATCGAGAGTGGAAAACTTAAAAAAACTTTTGAGGCCCTGTTTAAAAACAGTTTATTGGTTAGGCCAATAATTGAATCTGATTCATGTAAAGAAAAGGGAATTCGAAGCAAATTTGCGTTTGACAACACTGGTAAGGCACAGAATCCACCCTTGGAAAATATACTTCTTGGCCTGAAATAAACGAGCAAAATAAAAGATTGAATAAAACCGACGATAAGCTTCAGCCCTTCCCAAAAGTTAATTAGCGAGAAACGTCGGTGCAATTTTCCCGATAAGATTTTAATACTTTTAGTGTTTTTAAAAAGTTCCAATTCGATTTTTGAACCAGAATGAAAAATTATTGGTTCCGCGCCATTCTCTCTCAACTCATCATATATTTCCAAAACTGGCAAGGCATGGCCTCCAGTACTTGAAGATATTAAAATTATTCGTTTTTTTCGCATGCTTAAGCCTCTTTAGAGATGTTAACCAGTATACCTGTTGCCGCCATTAAAAACAATAAGGACGAGCCTCCATAACTGATAAACGGAAGAGGAATTCCAGTAAGCGGAAGAATCGAAAGCATGGCACCGATATTGATGAATGCCTGCCAGAAAAACCATGTGGTAATTCCGATCGCCATTAAAGACGAAAATTTATCTGGAGCATTTTTAGCTATTTTATATCCGCGAAGTGCAACAAAACCAAAAATCAAAACAAATAAGGCACTGCGAAAAAAACCCAACTCCTCGGAAATGATTGCAAAAATAGAATCGGTATGGGCCTCGGGTAAATATAAATATTTCTGCCGGCTTTGCCCAAATCCCAAGCCAAACAATCCCCCAGATCCAACAGCAATTAGGGCGTTTCGAATGTGGTACCCAGCACCAGAAGCATCAGAGTTAGGATTGATAAATGCAGTCAGTCGTTCTAGCCGATATGGCTCAAGCTTAATTGCCAGATAGACCAACAAGGCTCCTATTCCACCGCCAAATGCAATATTTTGCAACGAAACACCAGACATAAAAAACATTGCAGCGGCAATTCCCAACATAACCGTAAGAGTTCCAAGATCCTTCTGGACCAACATGATTAAAGAAATTACAATCATCACAATAAAAAATGGAATAGTCAAAGAATCAATTTCAGAATCCTTCTTTTTGGAAAACCAGCTTGCCAAATAAATTATTAATGTTATTTTTGCCATTTCAGCCGGCTGGAAAGAAGCTGTACCCAAACCTATCCAACGCTGCGCAGTATTTCCTTCTGAAAATCCTACAAAAATCGGTAATAACAGAAGCCCAATGGTAACATACAACATATATTTGCTATATTTTTCCCATACCCGGTAATCAATCGCCTGAAAAATTGTCCAGGTAATAAGGCCGAGTATAACAAACAGCACTTGCCTTGAAAGCCAATATTTGTCAGTAATGCCATTTGTGACCTGGAGAGAATAATATTTGGAAACAGAATAAATCATGATAAGCCCAAATAAAACCAAGGCAAAAATCACGATTGATAACACATAATCAGATCTTTTTTTTCTGAAATTTACTCTGCTTTTCATTTGGCTTGAGCTATCATTTCTTTAAATTTATTCCCTCGATCTTTATAGTTTTTGAACATATCAAATGATGCGCATGCTGGTGAAAAAATGATTATGCTACCCGGTTTTGCGATTCTCAAAGATTCAAAAATTGCTTTTTTAAAATCATGATTCGCGCAAACAATTTCACCAGGAAAATTATATTTTTCAAGGCTATTTTTGATTTTTTTAGCTTCGTCTCCAATAAGTACAACCCCGGCAACGTTGCCATGAACAATTTTTTCCGCAAGTTCATCAAAATTTGCTCCCTTGCTGCTGCCGCCTAAAATCAAAATTTTTTCTGAAGAAAAAGAATTTATGGCAGCCATTGTTGGATCCGGATTAGTAGCAAAAGAGTCATTGTATATTTTTACACCATTGATTTCCCGAACAAATTCGAGTCTGTGGGGCAAAGGATCAAAATTTTTTACACCATCTCTTATTTCGTCAATGCTAGCGCCGGCAAGCATAGATGTAATAGAGGCAGCAGCCACATTTTCTAAATTGTGCCGACCGACTAATTTTATTTCATCAGATCCGCAAATAATCTCTTCTTTGTCATCGATTCGTAATACAACCTCATACACATCATTTTGATCTTCTTTTGTTCGTAGTTTGGCATTTGGATTTTGCAGTTTTCTAATAAATGCGCCCTCATCCACCGAATTTTCACCTGAAAAATAGTACGTTTTTCCAGAAGTTAAGCTTGCAAACTCAAACGAAGTTAAATAATCCTGATTAATAACAGCAAAGTCATTTTTGTTTTGAAATTTTACTATAGACTCTTTTGCTTCGTGATATTCATTTTCATCTTTGTGATAATCCAGATGGTCGATAGAAATATTTGTGATTACAGCTATATGTGGACTTAAATTTAAGTCTTGAAGCTGGAAACTTGAAAGCTCTAAAATTGCTGTATCTACTTCGGAAATTTCATCAATTAATGAAATTGCCGGATGCCCAATATTTCCGGCAAAAAAAACTTTATTTATGTTTCCGGATTTTTGATCCCAAAGGGACTCCTTCGGGGTTTTCTTCTTTAATATATCGTATATCAAGGAAGCAGTGGTCCCCTTTCCCTTTGTCCCAGTTACTCCAATTATACTTGCCGGGCACAATTCAAAGAAAAGTTTAATCTGACTGGATATCTCGACGCCATTTGCTTTGGCTTCTTGAATTTCTGGGCTCAAATATGGAATCCCGGGAGAGCGGAATATGACATCAAAGCGTTTTAAATTAAATAAATATTCTTTACCAAAAATTTTCGAAAAAGTTGGATTGTCAAGAATTTCAGAAATTCCAGGAAGGTCCTGATTCTTCCGAAGATCATCTTCTTCCTTCTGGTCAAGCAGGGTTACACTTTCACACTTATTGACAAGAAAAGCTGACAGGGCGACGCCCTCAATGCCCAAACCCAACACTGCCACCTTTTTGTCTTTAAAACGGAAGTTTTTCATAGTTCTATTTTATCTCAAATTCACTTTATATTTAAGAGTAAACGCTATTTTCCAGTTCCAAGAAGGGCAATGACCAAGCCGGCAATCGTTGAGACAGCTCCAATAATCCAAAAACGCATTGTGATCTTATATTCGGGCCACCCAATTGCTTCAAAATGATGGTGAATTGGCGATGATAAAAATATTTTTTTGCCATTGCGAAGCTTCTTCGATAAAAATTGGACAATAAAACTTAAGCCCTCAATTGTAAAAATGAGCGTAATAATGGGAAGAACTATGACGGAATTAGTCAGAAAAGCAATTACGCCAAGGGTTAATCCTAGTGCCATCGAACCCGTGTCTCCCATAAAAAACCTCGCTGGTGGAATATTGAACCACAAGAATGCCAAGAGTGCACCCATCACTGTGCCGCAAAAGGCAGCCAACTCTACCTTACCTTGTGTTAGGGCAATGACAGCATAGGCAAAATACGCTAAAGCGAAAATGCCACCAGCCAGCCCATCCAGGCCGTCAGTTTCATTTGATGAAAATGCCATCCACACCAACGCAATGATAAAGAGAGGAATGTACCAGGCCCCAATCACATAATCACCAAAACCGGGCACATGAATGCTGTCCCAGCCCAATTTTACATAAAACCACCAAGCGCCCGTTGCTGCAATTACCGCATATAATAAAAATTTGTCTCTAAATCGCATACCACCACCATTTGGTCCTTGTCCTCGAATGTTCATAAGGTCATCAACAGCCCCCACTATTCCGGTAGCAACAAGACAAAAAAGTGGTAACCAGGTTGCCGATCTTTCAAGATTAAAAATTAGGGTAAGAAGTGCCGTAGTTACCCAAATCAAAATTCCTCCCATTGTAGGAGTTCCGGCCTTTTTGGCGTGGAGCGAAGCCATAATTGGCGCATTCTTACTTTCTCGAATTCTTTTTCCGAGGTTATTTTTATACAAAAAATTTGTAAAAACCGGTGTCCAGGCTACCGCAATCAAAAAAGAGATCACCGATAACCATAGAAGACGAGTGAGGTCCGGAATAAAAATTTTGATAATTTCCATATGTGATTCTCCTTTACCGATCCAATATATCAGAGGAACTAATCTTATGGAAGGGGTTAGTTCGAAGGTTTATTGGGCACTAGTTTATAATAATAATTTACTAAAAAATTTCCAATTTGCCCCCAAACCGGTGCCGAGGTTGACTCTGCATATGTCGCGGCTTTGGGTTTATCTAGCTTAACCAACATTACAAATCTCGGATCGTTTGCAGGAGCAAAACCCATGAATGAATGGTTGAAAATTCCCTCTTCATACCCCCCTTCTGGCTTAGGAACTTGGGCAGTTCCTGTTTTGACAGCAATTTCAACCCCGGGAATAGCTGCCTTTTGATCATGCCCTGTGGCAAAAACCGATTTTAACATTTCCGTCACTTGTGCTGCGGTTTCAGTTTTTACAACCTGCTTTCCTTCTGTTTTCTGAATCTGAGTTTCAGTGCCATCAGAATTAAGTATTTTATCAACAACATGCGGGTAAATATATTTGCCCTTGTTGGCAATCGCAGTGTAGGCACAAACCATTTCAAGCGGAGTTACAGAAACACCCTGGCCAAATGCAATAGTTGCCCGGTTAATATCCTGCCATTGCTTGAAAGGCGGGACAGAGCCTTCAACTTCCCCGTCAAGGTCTATGTTTGTTTTATTCAAAATATTAAATTCATTTAAATATTTATAAATATTATCTTTACCTTCTTTTTCAGAAACCCACGCCATACCAATGTTATCTGAATTTTGAATGATCTGAGACATATTTTCTGTACCAAACGCTTTCCCCTCCGCTGTATGAATTGTATATCCGCCAATCTCGACCTCGGATCCAAAAGTTTCTGTTGTGTCGGGAGTAACCGCACCGCTATCAAGCGCGCCTGCCATCGTGATCGGTTTCATAATGCTGCCAGGTTCATAGAGCCCGGAAATTGCCGGGTTCATAAAAATATTTGAATTGTCTTTTGCTACTATTCGATATTGGTTCGGATCATAACCGGGTTCATTTGCCATGGCCACAATCCCGCCCGTCTTAACATCCATTATTATAATTGTTCCTGAATCGGCTTGATATTTAGTGAGTGACTCTCTGAGCGTCCGCTCAACATAATACTGCACAGACCGATCTATAGTAAGGACATAACTGGTTCCATCCTTCGGATCCTTTTGTTCAAGAAGATTAATCACTCTCCCTAACGTGTCTTTTTCTCCAATGGTCTGCCCTGATGTTCCTTGCAGCTCTTTATCATAATGCCCCTCAAACCCATAATTTCCTTTTCCCTCAGCATTCACAAAACCAAGAAGCTGAGACGCCAAGGTTAATTCAGGATAATAACGGCTATATTCCGGCATAATAAAGACTCCGGAAAATTTTTTAGCCTTTATCTGATCCGAAAGTTCGTAACTCATACCCTTTTTAATTGGAGGAACGTACAATTTATCGTTATTGATCTCATCAAAAATTGTTTTACTATCCACCCCGACCAGAGCACTGAGCTCATCCGCAGTTTTTTCCTTATCTATCACTTGTTTAGGCACAACCCAAAGGGAAAAAGATTTTACATCAAAAGCCAGCGGATAAAGAGAATCCTCTCCTCCGATTGAGTCGTGAACATAGATTCTTCCGCGTTGTGCGATATCAGTCGTCTCAAAACGTTGTTGGCCTTCTGCGAGTGCAATATATTCGCTGTGTTGCAAAATTTGTTTTTCAAACATCCGCCACAAAATCACCGCTACCATAATTACCGCGAGTACGCTAATAACTTTAAAGCGGTTTATCAATTTATTTTGTGAATTCATATTATCTAAGAGCCACTGCCCTGTTTGCTTCGTTCAAATAATCAACACTGGTTACCGGGGTCATTGGCTGTTTTTCAATATTCGCATCGATTTGATTCAATGAATTCAGCCTGGCTTTTTCAACCTCCAGCTGTTCTTTTTGGAGTTCTAGGTCAGTTGATTTGCTAGTAAGATCACGAATCTCAATACTCCTGTTTGCCCCAGCCGTTGATTGGGTCAAATATACTATTGCAAGGATGGCAAAAATAGCAATACTGATAAATTTTATAGCTGTAGAACCGATTTTTATTTCTTTTTTAATCGCTCTCTTTTTGACACCAACACTGGTCTCACGGCTACCTGTGATAGTTAAAATTCTGCCCACGAAATCTCCTTTTGTTTTGGATTTTAATTTTTTAGTCAGCAGCCAAATTTTTGTTTTTGATAGTATCGCTTTTGAAATTTCGCTGTTTGTTTGAAAATCCACTTTAGATCGTGGAGATCATGCCTTTGCCCCTCCTTTGTCCTCCTCCGTATCCCAAACGAGAACGGGCGTAAGCTTTTTTGGTGGCTGCTGACTAAAAACTTAAAATCCAATTTCGGAAAGATTTTCGGCAATATCATCCGAATTATCTTCCATTTCTTTTTTAAAGTTCTTCCAAGTATCTTCTGGCCATACTTCGATTCTGTTAAACACTCCCGCAACAACGGCTTTAGTCTTGATCCCAGCATATTCCTTGAGGTATCCCGGGAGAATAATTCTGCCGGCGCGATCCAGTTTTGAATCTGTAGCTCCGGAAAGCATGAGCCTTGAAAAGCTTCGGGCATTTTTTTGTGTGAGCGGTAATTCTGCGATCTTACCCGCCAACTTTTCCCACTCGGCGATGGAATATATCCACAGGCAATGATCTAAGCCACGAGTAACCACGCACCCCTCCGAAAGCGATGCACGAAATTTGGCCGGTATTGAGAGCCTGCCTTTTTCATCAATCGAGTGTGTGAATTCGCCAATGAACATGTTAGAAAATTTCCAATGATTAAAAGCTGAAAGCTACAAGCTGACAGCTGATTTTCGTTGACACGAAAACCAAGGCCCTCTCTTTGCCTGTAGGTTGTGAAGTTGCATTTTTGTTTACCTCGAGAGACTTTGTCTCGAGAGGTTGAATTTTTGTTTTTTGATATTTTCTGTGAGCTTTTGTGGAATGCTTCTGTGATCGATTACTCCCACTTTTTCCCACTTGTTCCCATTTTAGTCCGATATATATTGCTGGTCAATATAAAAAGCCCACAAATTTCCAAAAATCTGTGGATAATATATGCTACGAGCTAATTCATTAGTCTGGATTTATATTTTTAAAAAAGATTCTATTACCGGAATATTATCTTCAATTAAAAAATTATCAAATTTTTACTTACAATTTTGACTTTTGAGTTTGAGAAACTATTTTAATTTTCCGCAAATATGTTCTGTAACTTTATCAATGGCGACCCGCTCCTGTTTCATTGTGTCGCGATCGCGAATTGTGACTGAATTGTCTTTTAAGGAATCAAAATCAACCGTCACGCACCAAGGGGTCCCGATCTCATCCTGCCTTCTATACCTTCGACCAACCGAGCCTGATTCGTCATAAAACACATTGAGCCCTGCGGCCTTAAGCTCATCCGATATCTTCTTGGCAACCTCTGGAAGCCCCTCTTTCTTCATGAGTGGGAAAACGGCAACTTTCACCGGTGCTAGCTTGGGGTGCAAACGTAGGGTCACCTCGCCGGATTCGCGGCCATCCGATCCATCGGATTCATCATAGGCATCACAAAGGAAGGCGAGCAGTGCCCGGTCAATTCCCATCGAAGGCTCAACTACATACGGAATGAAGCGTTTGCCGCCTTGTTCATCGAAATACGAAAGATCTGTGCCTGAGAACTTTGTGTGTTGTGAAAGATCGAAATCAGTTCGCTGGGCAATCCCGGCAAGCTCAGATTGGCCAAACGGATATTTATATTCGATATCAGACGTGCCGATCGAGTAATGCGACAGCTTCTCCTTCGGGTGTTCGTATATAGCTAAATTGTCCTCTTTGATGCCGAGATCGGTGTAGAAATGTTTTACCGCATCGATCCAGGTAGTGTACCACTTTTTAGATTCCTCTTTGTCAGGCGTGATGAAATACTCTATTTCAGCCTGCTCGAACTCACGCGTACGGAAAATATAGTTGCCAGGCGTGATTTCGTTCCTAAAAGCCTTTCCGATCTGGGCGATACCGAATGGGATTTTTTTTCTCGACGATTCAGTCACGTTTTTGAAGTTGACGAATATACCCTGGGCAGTCTCACCACGCAGATATGTGAGGGTAGAGCTGTCTTCTACAGGACCCAGGAATGTCTTTACGAGAATATTGAAACTCTTCTCCTCTGTAAGCTCGCCGCCGCAATCCGGGCAAACGTCTTTCTCGAGCTGATCGGCTCGGAATCTGTGATGGCACTTTTTGCACTCACGAAGAGGATCGGTGAAGCCTGATCCTGTGTGACCAGAAGCCTCCCAAACCTTCGCATTCATGATTATACCTGCATCGAGACCGACCATATCTTCGCGTGAAGTGACAAATTTCCTCCACCATTCGTCTTTCAGATTCCGCTTCATCTCCACGCCCAAGGGGCCAAAGTCGTACACTCCGCCGATTCCGCCATATATCTCGGAAGATTGGAATATAAATCCCCTTCTCTTGCAGAGCGAAATGATCTTATCCATTTTATCTCGAGAAGCGTCAGCGACGAGAGACGATTCCATATTTTCTTTGGCCATTTTAGGTCCTTTTGCTATTTCTAGATTCAGAATATCATTTTATTGCCAAATTCACAATCTATAGCTATTTACCTTGACTATTTGCCGGTTTTATGATATCGTGCTTACGCACCCATAGGGTGACTACTGAATTGCCAAGGAGGCAAACCGCTATGCCAGTTAAAACGTCGCACCTCAGAACCCCGTACGTCAGGCAGTTTCTCCAAGCGTTCGACATGGACCTCGGGTTACTAGATGACCTCGAGGCACTCGTCGAAGCCTGCTCGAGCCGCAACAAGCGCTTCGAGAGGGGCATGGACAAGGTCCGCTTCGAGTTCGAGCGGGACCAGTCCAAGTGGAATCAGTCCCAGTTGGATGCTATCTTCACGCTCTCCGAGCGTTGGAGAATGCGCCATGGGGAGACTCCCTTCAAGGAAGGGTCTTCCTACGACTTGATCGTTACTATGGGCGGAGCCAGACTCTCTCCGTGGCAGCGCGGTGCCTATGCCGCCTTGGCAATGTCCGAGGGTCGTGTGAAGGCTAGTACCTTGGTCATCGGCGGATCCAAACGGCACCTGCCGATGGCAGAGCTTCCGTTCATCACCGACTACGTCGATGTTGAGCGGCTGGTGTCCGAACGCAACCACCAGACCTTCTTGGTCGGCGGCGAAGAGAAATCGTGCATCACTGAGCATGACCTCTGCCTGGCCGCAGAAGCCAAGCTCGTGAAGGCTCATCCCGATCTCCACATCGTCACGATCTGCGTAGACATGGAGAGGGCGGGCAACCACGATGTCATCGCTGAGGTCATGAACCACAAGGAGCTCTTCCACTCCGACCGCGCACTATCCGTGGCTGGTGTGTCCACTCAGCTCTACGCGACCGGCCTGGACGCTGACCTCTGGCTGGACGCCGACACGCATGACTGGCGATACTACTCCGCAATCGGCCACCCGGTCGACCCGATCTACTCCGACCGCCGCACTCCGACCGTGTACTTCAACGAAATTCAGACGACCATGTGCAAGAAGGCACTGGCCGAGCTCAAGGGCTACTAGCCCACAACTTACTGAGATCCGCCTAGTGGCGGATAATGACTCTACCGCCGCAGGCGAGTCCCACTCCGGGGCTCGCCTGTTGCATTTTATCGTCGAACAATCGACGATCGTTCATTTTTCGACGATGATCAAATATAAAAAATTATTTCACATTATTCAAAAATTTTTTGCTTTTTAAATTCTTTTCCAAAATAGTTCGTATATACTCATCCAAAATTTGGTCTATTTCTTGCTCGATACTCTTGTCGAGCTTTAGTTTGCCAATGGTTTCAAAATCATTTTTCTCGATAAACCGCAGCGCTTTTATAAATTCGTTCGATATTTTTGTACCCCGACTGGTCGGGGCACAATTCTTGCAGATTACTCCGCCCTCTAAATTGTCCCAATAGTTCTCCCCTTCGGTGATTTTTTCTTTGCAGTTTACACACTCATAAAACTCCGGCTGAAATCCTGCTGTTTCAATAAGTTTAAGGGCAAAGGCATTGATCAAAAAGTTCTTTTCATTTTTCTCGATAAGATCGAGAATTTGCGCGAGAATTTTGTAAGTTTGCTCTGATTTTTCGTTTTCATGCAGAAAATTATCGACAAGTTCGCCGGCTACATAGGCCTTCGCCATTTTGGGAAGATCGCAGTGCAATTTTGAAAATTCAGAAATAATTTCCGCGCCGGTGATTGTATAAAAAGTTTTGCCCTCATAAAGCTGAAAATCGACAACCATAAATGGCTCCAGGTGGCCGCCAAGCCTGGATGTGGATTTTCGGACTCCGCGCGAAATCGCCTTCACCTTACCAAATCGCTCCGTTAAAATCGTCAAAATACGATCGGCTTCGCCAAAATTCATACGTTTTATTACGATTCCATTTGTTCTATATGAGTTCATTTTTGAATCGAAATATTTGAATATACAGCATAGGGCTTGTGGGATAACGTAGCCCACATCTGATCACCGAAAGAATAGTGCCACCACTCGGTAGGGTTATTTACAAACCCTTCTCCAAGCATCACCCAATACAAAAGCCGGCGATTTTCTCTGAATTCTATTTGTTCAGAATCTTCAATTTCTAATTTTTCCAAGAAATCAGTGAAAACCGACTCTTCCATTTCATCAAATTTTGCTCCCATATTGAGAAATTCTTTCGAGCCGATTTTACATAAAGTTAGATCAACAGCAGCACCAGTGGTATGCGGCGGCGGCGATTTCGGGTCAACTTCCCATGTTCCATTCTTGTTCACGTAAGCCCAAAAATTATTAACTTCGTTTTTAATTTTTTCTTCTGACCAATCCTGATGTAATTTTTTGAAATGATGCGGTGCCCACTCATCGTGCATAAATTTCTGCACCTCCGGCGGCCGGTATGTGTCGCGAACAAAAAGCTCGACTCCGGCTGGTTTTAATTCCTGATTTATTTTGACTAATTTATCCGCAACAGTTTTTCGAGCAAAAAGATTTGGTATCGCACCTAAGACCCTGCCGCCATCATCAAGTTTGAAATTGAAGTAATAATTTTCACCGGCGATGCCAAGTGTTAGAAGATCAACCACATCATCATCTTCTGGCTTGATAGGCAAATCTCTATAACCAAACTTTTGATTTCGAATATCATCAAGATTTGGTATCGGCGTATTTTTGAATTTTTCAATTTTTTGATTCATGTGCCTTAGTTCTTAATTCTGGATGTTAAAACATTTTCCACTTGTTGTAGTTGTTCTGGTGTGTTTATGCCGAGAACTTCGGTTTCGTCGGCAATTTTTACCGCACTGATTTTTTTGCCCTGATCTTTAGCCATTTTTATGACATCCGTAAGGTAATATTCACCTTGCGTATTGTTGGTTTTAATATTTGCTAGATTTTTCCAAAGCCAGAGAGAGTCGAAAACATAAAAAGCCGGATTGCATTCTGTGGTTTTTAGCTGTTCTTCATCGCAATCTTTGTGTTCAATAATTGCATCAACGTTACCTTCAGTGTTTCGAATTATCCTGCCGTAGCCTGTCGGGTCAGAGTATTCCACGGTAAGCATTGCGATCGTTGGTTTTTCATTTGTGTATAGATCGATGAGATTTTTGATCGTTTCGGGTTTGAATAATGGGGCATCGCCGCAACAAACTATGACCGCATCCGATTTGCCTTCCAGATTTACTCGCGCAGACATTGTCGCATGGCCAGTGCCGAGCTGTTCTTCCTGTACTGCATACTCAACCTGGTCTTTAAAATAATCGCGGACAATTTCTTGTTTATATCCCACAACAAGAACAATTTTCTTAAGGCCAGCATCGCATAACGATTGAATCAAATAACTTACTACCGGTTTACCATTCGCCTTAAACATGACTTTTGGGATTTCTGATCCATTTTCGCTACCCATGCGTTTCCCCTTCCCTGCCGCGAGCACAACTGCTGCAATTTCCATTTTGATTTCCTTTCAATTATTCATGCCCATTATATCAGAATTGGGCCCCGACTATTGTCGGGGCCCTGTGCTCTCCTCCTCTCTCGGCGGAGGATCACCGAGCCAATACGCGAATGGCGGCTCGGCCAGTGGGTCATCTTTGAGTATCTCGGCCCAGGTTGTCTTCTCTTCGTTTGTCATCGCTCTCATGATTTCGACACTCCTTAGCAAGACAGATGTTGCCAGCGGCCAGTGCCGTCAGCGTACGAACGCATGCACTTTCCATGGCCACAGCCGATTTCTCCGCATGCAACGCACCTTTTGAGGCTATTGCGCTCTCTGCCAGTTTTCTTGGACGGAGCATGTAAACCCGCGTCACAGTGGGGGCATTTTCCCCCGTTCGCGGTGATTCTCCAGCTGCGGTTCCTTCTGTTCTGACGCTTGCTTGTCGCCATCCTGGCCTCCTTGGCTGTTTGGTTTCGAAAAGCTTAACCGGTTTAAGCCCTTCGAGCCAAAAACAAAAAACCGCCCTAGTGGCGGCCTTTTGAAAAATATTTTTAAATCAAATTAAATAAGCCGCCGAGTAGTCGGAATAAGTAGATTGACTTGAATTGCGCGGCATTTGATATTCATATTGAGTTGATATTACCCTTTATTCATATAGTTTGCAATATCGGCAAACTTCTTGCCGGCTAGCGATTGGTTGGTTGCCCAGTCCTCTTCGGTAACTTCTCTCCCAAACCATTTTGGTTTTTCAAACGACTTGGCAGTTTCTTCGTCTGTAGTCGACACCTCGATCAGTGCCAAACCGTCAAGATCGCCTTCAAACTCATCAATCATTATCTCAAGGCTGGGATCATCTTTGTATGCATATCTTTTCTTTTTAATGGTTTTCGTCACCACTTTCCAGATTCGGTCAAACTCTTCCTTGTTGATTTCAACTTCAAATTCTTCCCTGTATCGCTTATCGCCAGGGATCGCCATCAATTTTCTGGTGATAAAAAACTTGTCTCCAATTTTTCGGACACGTGTGGCATCCTCAGCATTTGAAAGGTAGCCCTGCTCTATCTCTGATGATTTTAGTTTGCCAAGTTCCGGTAATTCCGTTGCCAAATAGGTCGATTCGATGTTAATCATGTTCCTCCTAATTTGTATTCTTAAAATTCAATCTCTTTGAAGTAGCTTCAAACTCGCCTGCAATATCATCGGTTAGTAATCTTGCATTAATCATATCTCGCACAGCATG
The window above is part of the Patescibacteria group bacterium genome. Proteins encoded here:
- the mraZ gene encoding division/cell wall cluster transcriptional repressor MraZ, with the translated sequence MFIGEFTHSIDEKGRLSIPAKFRASLSEGCVVTRGLDHCLWIYSIAEWEKLAGKIAELPLTQKNARSFSRLMLSGATDSKLDRAGRIILPGYLKEYAGIKTKAVVAGVFNRIEVWPEDTWKNFKKEMEDNSDDIAENLSEIGF
- a CDS encoding glycine--tRNA ligase; translation: MAKENMESSLVADASRDKMDKIISLCKRRGFIFQSSEIYGGIGGVYDFGPLGVEMKRNLKDEWWRKFVTSREDMVGLDAGIIMNAKVWEASGHTGSGFTDPLRECKKCHHRFRADQLEKDVCPDCGGELTEEKSFNILVKTFLGPVEDSSTLTYLRGETAQGIFVNFKNVTESSRKKIPFGIAQIGKAFRNEITPGNYIFRTREFEQAEIEYFITPDKEESKKWYTTWIDAVKHFYTDLGIKEDNLAIYEHPKEKLSHYSIGTSDIEYKYPFGQSELAGIAQRTDFDLSQHTKFSGTDLSYFDEQGGKRFIPYVVEPSMGIDRALLAFLCDAYDESDGSDGRESGEVTLRLHPKLAPVKVAVFPLMKKEGLPEVAKKISDELKAAGLNVFYDESGSVGRRYRRQDEIGTPWCVTVDFDSLKDNSVTIRDRDTMKQERVAIDKVTEHICGKLK
- the recO gene encoding DNA repair protein RecO, with product MNSYRTNGIVIKRMNFGEADRILTILTERFGKVKAISRGVRKSTSRLGGHLEPFMVVDFQLYEGKTFYTITGAEIISEFSKLHCDLPKMAKAYVAGELVDNFLHENEKSEQTYKILAQILDLIEKNEKNFLINAFALKLIETAGFQPEFYECVNCKEKITEGENYWDNLEGGVICKNCAPTSRGTKISNEFIKALRFIEKNDFETIGKLKLDKSIEQEIDQILDEYIRTILEKNLKSKKFLNNVK
- a CDS encoding M15 family metallopeptidase gives rise to the protein MNQKIEKFKNTPIPNLDDIRNQKFGYRDLPIKPEDDDVVDLLTLGIAGENYYFNFKLDDGGRVLGAIPNLFARKTVADKLVKINQELKPAGVELFVRDTYRPPEVQKFMHDEWAPHHFKKLHQDWSEEKIKNEVNNFWAYVNKNGTWEVDPKSPPPHTTGAAVDLTLCKIGSKEFLNMGAKFDEMEESVFTDFLEKLEIEDSEQIEFRENRRLLYWVMLGEGFVNNPTEWWHYSFGDQMWATLSHKPYAVYSNISIQK
- a CDS encoding NTP transferase domain-containing protein; the encoded protein is MEIAAVVLAAGKGKRMGSENGSEIPKVMFKANGKPVVSYLIQSLCDAGLKKIVLVVGYKQEIVRDYFKDQVEYAVQEEQLGTGHATMSARVNLEGKSDAVIVCCGDAPLFKPETIKNLIDLYTNEKPTIAMLTVEYSDPTGYGRIIRNTEGNVDAIIEHKDCDEEQLKTTECNPAFYVFDSLWLWKNLANIKTNNTQGEYYLTDVIKMAKDQGKKISAVKIADETEVLGINTPEQLQQVENVLTSRIKN